From Pseudomonadota bacterium, the proteins below share one genomic window:
- a CDS encoding FG-GAP repeat protein: MKTIRLFVVALLATTALPCCGGGSSGNPDASTDTDTDTDTDTDTDSDSGTDTDSDTDTDSDTGFGATSLKLYAQDQMAQAAFGSCVAVEGTTAVVGAKDNLGSVGVFVQTDGLWMPTVLLTPSDGVLDDQFGASVSMSGDTFVVGAPLHDAADDLSGSAYVFVGDGWDWIEQAELIPSDAAEGHLFGGAVAISGDTIAVGRTADDEAGAYAGAVYIFERTGSDWTETLKLMPDDAEAGASFGRGVALEGDTLVVAASSDDDCGENTGIYYFFERNGTAWEQRSKLWPADCAAGSSGFASIALRGDTAAVGYAFEGSTGAAYVFQRAGSVWTESQKLLPSDPLTAVAFGASVFIGADYAIYVGDKADTESCNNCGSVHVFAQDGGTWGFQEKILSIDPDAFDYFGRSIAVVGDEMLVASTGNWNDTMQIFRREAGTWTPQKKLRPILTPGDHFGDSVALTGEFAIGGAPDDDDSGYKFGSATIFFNDGSGWRRRMRLIPTDGVEDMRFGATVALEGSTALIGAPLDEVHGAGSGSAYVYVRSGSLWTRQAKIAPADGAVDDNFGTALALSGDTLAAGVSLADDDGSNSGSVYVYVRSGAVWSQEAELHASDAAAEDGFGYAVSISGDTLFASAPWDDDAGSGSGSVYVFERTGSAWCRRSSKSAAFRSRPARSFSWKSGSVRSRVEARR; this comes from the coding sequence ATGAAAACGATCCGACTGTTCGTCGTGGCGCTGCTTGCCACGACCGCCCTGCCCTGCTGCGGCGGCGGCTCGAGCGGCAACCCCGACGCATCCACAGACACAGACACGGACACAGACACAGACACAGACACAGACTCGGACTCGGGCACGGACACCGATTCGGACACCGACACCGACTCCGATACCGGGTTCGGCGCGACCTCCCTCAAGCTGTACGCGCAGGATCAGATGGCGCAGGCCGCTTTCGGAAGCTGCGTCGCCGTGGAGGGCACGACCGCCGTGGTCGGGGCCAAAGACAACCTGGGCTCTGTGGGCGTCTTCGTGCAGACGGACGGGCTCTGGATGCCCACCGTGCTGCTCACGCCGAGCGACGGTGTGCTCGACGACCAGTTCGGTGCCTCGGTGTCCATGAGCGGCGACACGTTCGTGGTCGGCGCGCCGCTGCACGACGCCGCTGACGACCTTTCCGGATCCGCCTACGTATTTGTCGGCGACGGATGGGACTGGATCGAGCAGGCGGAGCTGATACCGAGCGACGCGGCGGAGGGGCACTTATTCGGCGGCGCCGTCGCGATCTCCGGGGACACCATCGCGGTCGGCAGGACGGCGGACGACGAGGCAGGGGCGTACGCCGGCGCGGTGTACATCTTCGAGCGGACCGGCAGCGACTGGACCGAGACGCTGAAGCTCATGCCAGACGACGCCGAGGCCGGGGCGTCGTTCGGGCGCGGGGTCGCGCTGGAGGGCGACACGCTCGTGGTGGCCGCGTCCAGCGACGACGACTGCGGGGAGAACACAGGCATCTACTACTTCTTCGAAAGGAACGGGACGGCGTGGGAGCAGCGATCGAAGCTCTGGCCAGCCGACTGCGCGGCGGGCAGCTCGGGCTTCGCGTCGATCGCGCTCCGCGGTGACACGGCCGCCGTCGGCTACGCCTTCGAGGGCAGCACCGGCGCGGCGTACGTATTCCAGCGCGCGGGCAGCGTTTGGACCGAGAGCCAGAAGCTTCTCCCTTCGGATCCGTTGACCGCCGTGGCCTTCGGCGCGAGCGTCTTCATCGGCGCCGACTACGCGATCTACGTCGGCGACAAGGCGGACACGGAGTCGTGCAATAACTGCGGCTCGGTCCACGTGTTCGCGCAGGACGGCGGGACATGGGGCTTCCAGGAGAAGATCCTGTCGATCGACCCGGACGCCTTCGATTACTTCGGGCGCTCCATTGCCGTCGTGGGCGACGAGATGCTCGTGGCCTCCACCGGCAACTGGAACGACACCATGCAGATCTTCCGGCGCGAAGCCGGGACCTGGACGCCGCAGAAGAAGCTCCGCCCCATACTCACGCCGGGCGACCACTTCGGCGACTCCGTGGCGCTCACCGGGGAGTTCGCGATCGGGGGCGCGCCCGACGACGACGACAGCGGCTACAAGTTCGGCTCCGCGACGATCTTCTTCAACGACGGCTCGGGGTGGCGGCGGCGGATGCGGCTGATCCCGACCGACGGCGTCGAGGACATGCGGTTCGGCGCCACGGTCGCGCTGGAAGGCAGCACCGCGCTCATCGGCGCGCCGCTCGACGAGGTCCACGGCGCGGGCTCGGGCTCGGCGTACGTCTACGTCCGCTCCGGCTCGCTGTGGACACGGCAGGCGAAGATCGCGCCCGCCGACGGCGCCGTCGACGACAACTTCGGCACGGCGCTCGCGCTCAGCGGGGACACGCTCGCGGCCGGCGTCTCGCTGGCCGACGACGACGGCTCCAACTCGGGCTCCGTGTACGTCTACGTCCGCTCGGGGGCGGTGTGGTCGCAGGAGGCCGAGCTGCACGCGAGCGACGCCGCCGCGGAAGACGGATTCGGCTACGCGGTGTCGATCTCGGGCGACACGCTGTTCGCGAGCGCGCCCTGGGACGACGACGCGGGCAGCGGCTCGGGCTCGGTGTACGTCTTCGAGCGCACCGGCAG